A window of the Macadamia integrifolia cultivar HAES 741 unplaced genomic scaffold, SCU_Mint_v3 scaffold269, whole genome shotgun sequence genome harbors these coding sequences:
- the LOC122067060 gene encoding uncharacterized protein LOC122067060 encodes MWALHCDGSLTHDRASYGGIIRDSSGQLIMAFVRKGVVRSVLYMELMAMLKGADLCKKLNLLHISVRSDSKVAVVIINGQVEGPWEIQTLKSKILHLLKEFGRKEIIHVWRESNSPTDFMASYDTRDGETNIRPKDFPQDLQSLVDLDANHTAYFRK; translated from the coding sequence ATGTGGGCACTCCATTGTGATGGTTCTCTAACACATGATAGGGCAAGTTATGGTGGAATTATAAGGGACAGTAGTGGACAACTGATTATGGCTTTTGTAAGAAAGGGAGTAGTAAGGTCAGTTTTATATATGGAGCTCATGGCAATGCTAAAGGGGGCTGATTTATGTAAGAAATTGAATCTTTTACACATATCAGTTAGATCGGACTCAAAGGTAGCTGTGGTTATCATAAATGGTCAAGTTGAAGGACCATGGGAAATCCAAACCCTTAAAAGCAAGATTCTACATTTGCTAAAGGAATTTGGAAGGAAAGAGATCATACATGTGTGGAGGGAGAGCAATAGTCCAACTGACTTTATGGCTTCATATGATACAAGAGATGGTGAAACTAATATTCGGCCTAAAGATTTTCCTCAAGACTTGCAAAGTCTTGTGGACTTGGATGCCAACCACACTGCTTATTTTAGGAAGTAA